In Pan paniscus chromosome 13, NHGRI_mPanPan1-v2.0_pri, whole genome shotgun sequence, one DNA window encodes the following:
- the LOC129397258 gene encoding uncharacterized protein LOC129397258 → MSKMQTWGRQKRSHTRLSLHTWKVAQQLGRGTPHFPDRAAAGQRRSSLPRQGSSWAKALLTCQTGWLGRGGPHLPDGGQPGKGASHCPDSWQPGRGPHHFPDGGQPGRGALHFPDGAVARQRHSSLPRWGGSRAEVLLACQRVGGWVEALLTSQTVGRQGRGASHFPDGVAAGQRGSSLPRRLAAGQRHSSLCRLWAAGQRRSSLPRWLAAGQRHSPNTRPGGGRAEALLTSQTGQQLGRDAPDFQTVGSQEETLLTSQTGRKPGRGAPHFPDSGQLGRGAPHFPDGGQPGRGSPHFPVGQLGRGTPHIPCGVAAGQRRSSHPLSWAAGQRRSSLPGWWRNTFTSFKPGSPSPGLWPGTGLWPVRKQAAQQEEGGG, encoded by the coding sequence atgtcgaaaatgcaaacttggggaagacagaaaagatcacacacaaggctgtcacttcacacttggaaggTTGCacagcagctgggcagaggcactcctcatttcccagacagggcggcagCCGgacagagacgctcctcacttcctagacagggCAGCAGCTGGGCAAAGGCACTCCTCACTTGCCAGacagggtggctgggcagaggcggtCCTCACTTGCCAGACGGTGGGCAGCCAGGTAAAGGCGCTTCTCACTGCCCAGACAgttggcagccaggcagaggccctcatcacttcccagatggtgggcagccaggcagaggtgctcttcacttcccagatggggcggtggccaggcagaggcactcctcacttcccagatggggcggcagccgggcagaggtgcttcTCGCTTGCCAGAGGGTGGGCGGCTGGGTTGAGGCacttctcacttcccagacagttgGGCGTCAGGGCAGAGGCGCTTCTCACTttccagacggggtggcggcagggcagaggggctcctcacttcccagacggttggcagctgggcagaggcattCCTCACTTTGCAGActgtgggcagctgggcagagacgctcctcacttcccagatggttggcagctgggcagaggcactccccaaaTACCAGACCGGgcggcggcagggcagaggcactcctGACTTCCCAAACGGGGCAGCagctgggcagagatgctcctgaCTTCCAGACGGTGGGCAGCCAGGAAGAgactctcctcacttcccagacagggcggaagcctggcagaggtgctcctcacttcccagacagtgggcagctgggcagaggcgctcctcacttcccagatggtgggcagccaggcagaggctctcctcacttcccagttgggcagctgggcagaggcactcctcacatcccatgcggtgtggcggccgggcagaggcgctcctcacatcccctcagttgggcagctgggcagaggcgctcctcacttcccggatgGTGGAGAAATACATTTACGTCGTTTAAGCCAGGGTCTCCGAGCCCAGGGCTGTGGCCGGGTACGGGTCTCTGGCCTGTTAGGAagcaggccgcacagcaggaggagggaggcggGTGA